From the Limnochordia bacterium genome, one window contains:
- the speD gene encoding adenosylmethionine decarboxylase, with translation MTNALGRHILCEAYGCRFETLDSLKMVEKVLVEAAIQAGADVREVAFHQFSPQGVSGVVVISESHVAIHTWPEYGYAALDVFTCGDNVDPWDICRIILEQFGTSNYTAQEVRRGIFDKELQRKIS, from the coding sequence ATGACGAATGCTCTGGGGCGTCACATTTTATGTGAAGCTTACGGTTGCAGGTTTGAAACTTTAGACAGTTTAAAGATGGTGGAGAAGGTCTTAGTAGAGGCCGCTATCCAAGCCGGTGCTGATGTAAGAGAGGTTGCCTTCCATCAGTTTAGTCCACAGGGAGTGAGTGGTGTTGTTGTGATTTCCGAATCACATGTAGCCATTCATACCTGGCCGGAGTATGGATACGCGGCCTTAGATGTTTTTACCTGTGGCGATAATGTGGACCCGTGGGATATTTGCCGTATTATCCTGGAACAGTTTGGTACATCGAACTATACCGCACAGGAAGTTAGACGAGGTATTTTTGATAAAGAATTGCAGAGAAAGATCTCGTAA
- a CDS encoding FAD-dependent thymidylate synthase: protein MFEIKLIERPLLDTAIAALYISKGNEDNIFDDSGQVIIDDKRLAALEKWGFEKGHSQLLKFVTWSWLITGLGRGSYDDLRTHGTFSTFIAKSTRYCKTFQVAPWYAKHYTEDELQRDLTTLKFIQKLDSKPDVVRGHFPLSVDTPFIIKTNLLHFCHIIETRKDHAHPEIILLLGELLDDLARSCNEGTWIAECIEKHVYKPC from the coding sequence TTGTTCGAGATCAAGTTAATTGAACGACCACTTCTGGATACCGCCATTGCCGCTTTGTACATATCTAAGGGGAATGAAGACAACATATTTGACGACTCTGGGCAGGTCATTATTGACGACAAACGTTTAGCCGCTTTAGAAAAATGGGGATTTGAAAAAGGCCACAGTCAATTGCTTAAGTTCGTAACCTGGTCATGGCTCATTACCGGGCTGGGACGGGGCTCTTACGATGATCTTCGCACCCACGGCACCTTCTCCACCTTCATTGCCAAGAGTACCCGCTACTGTAAGACCTTTCAGGTGGCTCCCTGGTATGCAAAACACTATACCGAAGATGAACTCCAAAGGGATCTGACTACGTTAAAGTTTATTCAGAAGCTGGACAGTAAGCCCGATGTAGTCCGAGGACATTTTCCTTTAAGCGTTGACACACCGTTTATCATTAAGACCAACCTTCTGCATTTTTGTCATATTATTGAGACTAGAAAGGATCACGCCCACCCTGAGATCATATTACTCTTAGGAGAGCTACTTGATGACCTAGCTCGTTCCTGCAACGAAGGTACTTGGATTGCGGAATGCATCGAAAAACACGTATACAAGCCCTGCTAG
- a CDS encoding DUF1540 domain-containing protein: protein MDERIRCSVDNCHYWTQGNICRASQIIVTSDAIVDSGVDIYESPASSITVSTPADTSIETCCQTFIAKGAPHARQDRVTHKGWN, encoded by the coding sequence ATGGACGAACGGATTCGGTGTAGTGTCGACAATTGTCATTACTGGACCCAAGGCAATATCTGCCGGGCATCCCAGATTATTGTGACCTCCGATGCTATTGTAGATAGTGGTGTTGACATCTACGAGTCCCCAGCATCATCAATTACAGTGTCAACCCCAGCGGATACTAGCATAGAAACCTGCTGTCAAACATTTATTGCCAAAGGGGCGCCCCATGCCCGCCAAGATCGGGTGACACACAAAGGGTGGAACTGA
- the miaA gene encoding tRNA (adenosine(37)-N6)-dimethylallyltransferase MiaA, whose translation MPGVKLLVIVGPTAVGKSKTGLMLAKRLGGEIVSADSMQVYKLMDIGTAKPTKEEQSDVAHHLIDVVYPWEQFSAAAYQELADVVIQDISRRGRIPIILGGTGLYITALVDGFLFPDKSHTKTRRRLEKVAENSPDLLYQRLTQVDPVAARKIHPNNIRRVIRALEVYYDTKKPISLHQEKAKAQNPRYRACFFGLTMPRPRLYERINQRVDQMIDAGLLEEAKSLMDYGPSVTSMQALGYKELWRYLFGECSFDEAVRLLKRDTRRYAKRQYTWFKRDPRIQWIDLDEVGGTENAVALIVDSFLRFQGD comes from the coding sequence TTGCCCGGCGTTAAGTTACTAGTTATTGTGGGTCCTACGGCAGTGGGGAAATCCAAAACGGGATTGATGCTGGCCAAAAGGCTTGGTGGTGAAATAGTCTCCGCTGACTCGATGCAGGTCTACAAACTGATGGATATCGGTACAGCAAAGCCCACAAAAGAAGAACAATCGGATGTTGCACATCACCTAATCGACGTGGTTTATCCCTGGGAACAGTTTAGCGCCGCGGCTTATCAGGAACTGGCCGATGTGGTCATCCAAGACATATCCCGTCGAGGTAGGATCCCTATTATCCTCGGGGGAACAGGCCTATACATTACCGCCCTTGTTGATGGATTCTTGTTCCCTGACAAGAGTCATACAAAAACCCGTCGTCGTCTGGAGAAAGTAGCCGAAAACAGTCCGGACCTACTTTACCAGCGTCTTACCCAAGTTGATCCCGTGGCTGCAAGGAAGATTCACCCGAACAACATTAGAAGGGTGATTCGGGCCTTAGAGGTCTACTATGATACGAAAAAACCTATCTCGCTCCATCAGGAAAAAGCAAAGGCGCAAAATCCCCGTTACCGGGCTTGCTTCTTCGGATTGACCATGCCAAGACCACGTCTTTATGAAAGAATCAACCAGCGGGTAGACCAGATGATCGATGCAGGCTTACTAGAAGAGGCAAAAAGCCTCATGGATTACGGCCCTAGCGTGACCAGTATGCAGGCCCTAGGATACAAGGAACTGTGGCGCTACTTATTCGGTGAGTGTTCCTTTGATGAGGCAGTCAGGCTGCTTAAACGGGATACCCGCAGGTATGCCAAACGTCAGTACACCTGGTTTAAGCGGGATCCCCGCATCCAGTGGATCGACCTCGATGAGGTCGGTGGTACCGAGAACGCGGTGGCCCTAATTGTGGACTCATTTCTGCGCTTCCAAGGGGACTAG
- the mutL gene encoding DNA mismatch repair endonuclease MutL: MSQRIEQLSTDVSNKIAAGEVVERPASVVKELVENAIDAGAGRIEITCRQGGKELIQIKDDGHGIRSADAPLAWQRHATSKITGAEDLFCIKTLGFRGEALPSIAAVSDIQMLTRHVDEEIGTFLELRAGELTAHRDQAYPVGTTIMVNNLFYNTPARYKFLKTTATERRHIIDLVSNLALSNGEIAFKLVMDDEQVLLAQGTGKLEDAVLAVYGAEVAENMLWVEQGLGPYRLTGLVGRPEIARGNRNYETVFVNHRWVKDRLILAAVEKAYREFLPTKRFPVVVLNLSVPADLVDVNVHPAKAEVRFKDESMIFRLVITALEGVFKRNQLIQPFEIERTPIYHQARPVQQTQAAMDYGTATRYTPRQERMADTPSWEGIPRIQDESVVEDIHIIGQLWDTYILMADEESFWLIDQHAAAERINFDKLKTQWAASVDSGLARQALVVPIPLELPLAQGELINEHRGKLERLGFKVEPFGQSSFLLQEIPVALEMLRTSPGEIEATVEEILRQIEEEDDWENQALSSIACKAAIKANHRLQPTEMQGLVQNFKKTANPYTCPHGRPAILELSRKEVEKSFARR, encoded by the coding sequence ATGAGTCAACGAATTGAGCAACTAAGTACTGATGTTTCCAATAAGATTGCCGCGGGCGAAGTGGTGGAAAGACCGGCTTCTGTGGTCAAGGAGTTGGTGGAAAATGCCATTGATGCGGGGGCAGGGCGGATAGAGATTACTTGTCGGCAAGGCGGGAAGGAACTGATTCAGATCAAGGATGATGGGCACGGAATACGGAGCGCCGATGCCCCTTTAGCCTGGCAGCGCCATGCCACAAGCAAGATTACTGGTGCAGAGGATCTGTTTTGTATTAAGACCTTGGGCTTTCGGGGGGAGGCGCTACCTAGCATTGCTGCGGTCTCTGATATCCAGATGTTGACCCGGCATGTGGATGAGGAAATCGGTACCTTCCTGGAACTCAGGGCGGGAGAGCTCACTGCCCACCGGGATCAGGCTTACCCTGTGGGTACCACCATTATGGTGAACAACCTATTCTATAACACCCCGGCCCGGTACAAATTCCTTAAGACTACTGCCACAGAAAGACGTCATATTATAGATCTGGTGTCCAACTTAGCCCTAAGTAACGGGGAGATCGCCTTTAAGCTAGTGATGGATGATGAACAGGTGCTGCTAGCCCAGGGCACTGGCAAGCTGGAAGACGCTGTACTTGCGGTGTATGGTGCCGAAGTGGCGGAGAACATGCTGTGGGTGGAACAGGGCCTAGGTCCTTACCGGTTGACAGGCTTGGTGGGGAGACCTGAGATTGCCCGGGGAAACCGCAATTACGAAACAGTCTTTGTCAATCACCGATGGGTTAAGGATCGGCTGATCTTAGCCGCTGTCGAGAAGGCCTATCGTGAGTTTCTGCCGACCAAACGCTTTCCGGTGGTGGTTCTCAACTTGAGTGTACCGGCGGATCTAGTGGATGTGAATGTACACCCCGCCAAGGCGGAAGTCCGGTTTAAGGATGAATCCATGATTTTCCGGTTGGTTATTACGGCGCTGGAAGGGGTTTTCAAGCGAAACCAGCTAATTCAACCCTTCGAGATCGAACGGACACCGATATATCATCAAGCAAGACCGGTGCAGCAGACCCAAGCAGCGATGGACTATGGAACTGCTACTCGCTATACTCCCCGGCAAGAGCGCATGGCGGATACGCCGTCCTGGGAAGGCATTCCTAGGATTCAAGATGAGTCTGTAGTAGAGGATATACACATTATTGGTCAACTCTGGGATACATATATTCTTATGGCTGATGAGGAGAGCTTCTGGTTAATTGACCAGCATGCTGCTGCGGAGCGAATCAACTTCGATAAACTAAAGACCCAGTGGGCGGCGTCGGTGGACTCAGGGCTAGCAAGGCAGGCTTTAGTGGTCCCAATCCCCCTTGAACTGCCCTTAGCACAGGGTGAATTAATCAATGAGCATCGTGGAAAACTGGAAAGGCTTGGATTTAAGGTGGAGCCCTTCGGACAGTCATCCTTTTTACTACAGGAGATTCCTGTGGCATTGGAAATGCTTAGAACATCTCCGGGGGAGATTGAAGCCACCGTGGAGGAGATTCTCAGGCAAATCGAGGAGGAGGACGATTGGGAGAACCAGGCCCTAAGCAGTATTGCTTGTAAAGCTGCCATTAAAGCCAATCATAGGCTTCAGCCGACGGAGATGCAAGGTCTAGTGCAAAACTTCAAAAAAACAGCAAACCCCTATACTTGTCCCCATGGGAGACCAGCCATTCTTGAGCTGTCCCGTAAGGAGGTCGAAAAGAGCTTTGCCCGGCGTTAA